In Ascaphus truei isolate aAscTru1 unplaced genomic scaffold, aAscTru1.hap1 HAP1_SCAFFOLD_1296, whole genome shotgun sequence, a genomic segment contains:
- the PDIK1L gene encoding serine/threonine-protein kinase PDIK1L — MVSSQPKYDLIRQVGRGSYGVVYEALVRRTGARVAVKKIRCQAPENVELALREFWALSSIQSQHPNVIHLEECVLQRDGMVQRMLHGSSSALYLPLVETSLKGEIAFDPRTSYCLWFVMDFCDGGDMNEYLLKRRPSRRTNTSFMLQLSSALAFLHKNQIIHRDLKPDNILVCKAREGADEPTLKVADFGLSKVCSASGLNPEEPASVNKSFLSTACGTDFYMAPEVWEGHYTAKADIFALGIILWAMLERITITDAHTKKRLLGGYVQRGAQVVPVGEALLENPKLELPLPMKKKSMNCHMKRLLRQMLSANPQERPDAFQLELRLIQIAFRDFTWDT; from the exons ATGGTCAGCAGCCAGCCCAAGTATGACCTGATCCGGCAGGTGGGCCGTGGAAGCTATGGGGTGGTGTATGAAGCCCTGGTGCGCAGAACGGGTGCACGGGTGGCAGTGAAGAAGATCCGCTGCCAGGCCCCGGAGAATGTGGAACTGGCGCTTCGTGAGTTCTGGGCCCTGAGCAGCATCCAGAGCCAGCACCCAAACGTCATCCACCTGGAGGAGTGCGTGCTGCAGAGGGACGGCATGGTGCAGAGGATGTTGCATGGGTCCAGCTCAGCGCTCTACCTGCCG TTGGTGGAGACGTCCTTGAAGGGGGAGATCGCCTTCGACCCGCGCACCAGCTATTGCCTGTGGTTCGTGATGGATTTCTGTGACGGGGGGGACATGAACGAGTACCTCCTGAAGCGGAGGCCCAGCCGACGCACCAACACCAGCTTCATGCTACAGCTGAGTAGCGCCCTTGCCTTCCTGCACAAGAACCAGATCATCCACCGCGACCTGAAGCCCGACAACATCTTGGTGTGCAAGGCCCGGGAGGGGGCAGACGAGCCCACCCTTAAAGTGGCCGATTTTGGCCTAAGCAAAGTGTGTTCTGCCTCCGGCCTGAACCCTGAGGAGCCGGCCAGTGTCAACAAGAGCTTCCTGTCCACCGCATGTGGCACCGACTTCTATATGGCACCTGAGGTTTGGGAGGGGCACTACACGGCCAAGGCCGATATATTCGCATTGGGTATTATCCTGTGGGCCATGCTGGAGCGGATCACCATCACTGACGCCCATACCAAGAAGAGGCTGCTGGGTGGCTATGTGCAGCGCGGGGCGCAGGTGGTGCCAGTGGGAGAGGCGCTGCTGGAGAACCCCAAACTGGAGCTGCCCCTGCCCATGAAGAAGAAGTCCATGAACTGCCACATGAAGCGGCTCCTGCGACAGATGCTCTCCGCCAACCCCCAGGAGCGGCCTGATGCTTTCCAGCTGGAGCTCCGGCTCATCCAGATCGCCTTCAGAGACTTCACGTGGGACACGTGA
- the FAM110D gene encoding protein FAM110D, whose product MRPVTPPVSPLLRRPVGGASASDRLEADKAKYVKTPQVIERRQNPALNASLTPATARRLLPPHRGCEPQANYAPCASLSPTMPRRPLSPQWGHEPQRDPAPCASPTPAMPQRHLPPHRGHMPQTVSTLNTSLSPATPRRLLTPHQDNELAQAPSSPTATPLCLRRVSGRRLRRPDSLIIYRQRRDVTPAGKENGEAGAGLVLRLFHGSPLLKRSSTSTHGPPQNCPRGVPTSPKTQSRMGDTTVCKTPPFSDLPPQEAAREECVNLPSSDSRRFFESCGLEGSLLNLLESFYPIGGDVTPLGSLRSVDGRSGDSGVQQPEGEREEKSPVSVIERNARVIKWIYSCQRAWNMGGHGERQGPRESTV is encoded by the coding sequence ATGAGACCTGTCAccccccctgtgtcccctctcctgCGCAGGCCCGTGGGAGGGGCCTCGGCATCTGACCGCCTGGAGGCGGATAAAGCTAAATACGTAAAGACCCCGCAAGTGATAGAGCGCCGGCAAAACCCAGCTCTCAACGCCAGCCTCACCCCTGCCACAGCACGGAGACTCCTCCCACCGCACCGGGGCTGCGAGCCACAGGCAAACTATGCCCCCTGCGCCAGTCTCTCCCCCACCATGCCACGGAGACCCCTTTCACCACAATGGGGCCACGAGCCCCAGAGAGACCCCGCTCCCTGCGCCAGCCCTACCCCTGCTATGCCACAGAGACATCTTCCACCACATCGAGGCCACATGCCACAGACAGTCTCCACTCTCAACACCAGCCTCAGCCCCGCCACGCCCAGGAGACTCCTCACCCCCCACCAGGACAATGAGCTGGCTCAGGCTCCCAGTTCCCCTACGGCTACTCCCCTGTGTCtgcgcagggtcagtgggaggcgGCTTCGTCGGCCGGACTCGCTCATCATCTACCGGCAGAGACGGGATGTGACACCAGCCGGCAAGGAGAACGGTGAGGCAGGGGCAGGACTAGTGCTCCGCTTGTTCCACGGGTCGCCACTATTAAAGAGAAGCTCCACTAGCACACATGGTCCCCCCCAGAACTGCCCTCGGGGGGTACCAACCTCGCCCAAGACACAGAGTAGGATGGGGGATACCACTGTCTGCAAGACCCCTCCCTTTAGTGATCTCCCCCCACAAGAGGCTGCACGGGAGGAATGCGTCAACCTCCCCTCCTCTGACTCTCGGCGCTTCTTTGAGAGCTGTGGGTTGGAGGGGAGCCTGCTCAACCTATTAGAGAGTTTCTACCCAATAGGGGGAGACGTAACGCCATTGGGGAGCCTCAGATCCGTGGACGGGAGGAGCGGAGATAGCGGGGTCCAACAGcccgagggggagagagaagagaaatcACCGGTGTCCGTGATTGAGAGGAACGCGCGGGTCATAAAGTGGATCTACAGCTGCCAGCGGGCCTGGAATATGGGCGGCCACGGAGAGAGACAGGGGCCACGGGAGTCCACAGTGTGA
- the CUNH1orf232 gene encoding uncharacterized protein C1orf232 homolog isoform X2 — MLCTLGDALHTQDPLPHRTLSHPALPPTSEAAAMSQGQGFWKVYKAKVLQTFNAEQEGEAQEESYTAEVIEPDTPDVEDEGLNMSHLARKVQGALGWRSVTSLFSKEEEQRPEQGAEQPSASCPSEATPHERSSSGLWDVFANRWQQSSVEPPEPQGVLAEPPEEHSEAQYPEEMPFKWGFLTSKLAELRGKSD; from the exons ATGCTCTGTACATTGGGAGATGCTCTGCACACACAGGACCCTCTGCCCCACAGAACACTCTCTCATCCTGCTCTCCCCCCGACCTCTGAAGCTGCCGCCATGAGTCAAGGGCAGGGCTTCTGGAAAGTTTATAAAGCAAAAGTTCTGCAAACGTTCAATGCAGAACAAGAGGGAGAGGCAcaggaggag AGTTACACTGCGGAGGTAATAGAGCCAGACACTCCGGATGTGGAAGACGAGGGGTTAAACATGTCACACCTTGCACGGAAG GTGCAGGGTGCGCTGGGCTGGAGAAGCGTCACTTCCCTGTTCAGTAAAGAAGAGGAGCAGAgaccagagcagggagcagagca GCCCTCAGCCTCCTGCCCATCGGAGGCCACCCCACATGAGAGGAGCTCTTCAGGTCTGTGGGACGTGTTCGCCAACCGGTGGCAGCAGAGCTCTGTGGAGCCGCCTGAGCCACAGGGGGTCCTGGCAGAGCCCCCGGAAGAGCACAGCGAAGCTCAGTACCCTGAGGAGATGCCCTTCAAGTGGGGATTCCTGACCAGCAAACTTGCAGAGCTGAGAGGCAAAAGCGACTAG
- the CUNH1orf232 gene encoding uncharacterized protein C1orf232 homolog isoform X1 has product MLCTLGDALHTQDPLPHRTLSHPALPPTSEAAAMSQGQGFWKVYKAKVLQTFNAEQEGEAQEESYTAEVIEPDTPDVEDEGLNMSHLARKVRGACVTHVTVPQVQGALGWRSVTSLFSKEEEQRPEQGAEQPSASCPSEATPHERSSSGLWDVFANRWQQSSVEPPEPQGVLAEPPEEHSEAQYPEEMPFKWGFLTSKLAELRGKSD; this is encoded by the exons ATGCTCTGTACATTGGGAGATGCTCTGCACACACAGGACCCTCTGCCCCACAGAACACTCTCTCATCCTGCTCTCCCCCCGACCTCTGAAGCTGCCGCCATGAGTCAAGGGCAGGGCTTCTGGAAAGTTTATAAAGCAAAAGTTCTGCAAACGTTCAATGCAGAACAAGAGGGAGAGGCAcaggaggag AGTTACACTGCGGAGGTAATAGAGCCAGACACTCCGGATGTGGAAGACGAGGGGTTAAACATGTCACACCTTGCACGGAAG GTGCGGGGTGCCTGTGTGACACATGTCACTGTCCCTCAGGTGCAGGGTGCGCTGGGCTGGAGAAGCGTCACTTCCCTGTTCAGTAAAGAAGAGGAGCAGAgaccagagcagggagcagagca GCCCTCAGCCTCCTGCCCATCGGAGGCCACCCCACATGAGAGGAGCTCTTCAGGTCTGTGGGACGTGTTCGCCAACCGGTGGCAGCAGAGCTCTGTGGAGCCGCCTGAGCCACAGGGGGTCCTGGCAGAGCCCCCGGAAGAGCACAGCGAAGCTCAGTACCCTGAGGAGATGCCCTTCAAGTGGGGATTCCTGACCAGCAAACTTGCAGAGCTGAGAGGCAAAAGCGACTAG
- the CUNH1orf232 gene encoding uncharacterized protein C1orf232 homolog isoform X3, protein MRERGERRQSRTFGCGCFTANKWPPALRRYSPRRQKLPPLDPSPPPPKSYTAEVIEPDTPDVEDEGLNMSHLARKVRGACVTHVTVPQVQGALGWRSVTSLFSKEEEQRPEQGAEQPSASCPSEATPHERSSSGLWDVFANRWQQSSVEPPEPQGVLAEPPEEHSEAQYPEEMPFKWGFLTSKLAELRGKSD, encoded by the exons atgagagagaggggagagagaaggcagtctaggacatttggttgtggCTGTTTCACCGCGAACAAATGGCCACCGGCACTTCGCCGTTACTCCCCCCGCCGCCAGAAGCTGCCGCCGCTGGACCCTTCGCCGCCGCCCCCTAAG AGTTACACTGCGGAGGTAATAGAGCCAGACACTCCGGATGTGGAAGACGAGGGGTTAAACATGTCACACCTTGCACGGAAG GTGCGGGGTGCCTGTGTGACACATGTCACTGTCCCTCAGGTGCAGGGTGCGCTGGGCTGGAGAAGCGTCACTTCCCTGTTCAGTAAAGAAGAGGAGCAGAgaccagagcagggagcagagca GCCCTCAGCCTCCTGCCCATCGGAGGCCACCCCACATGAGAGGAGCTCTTCAGGTCTGTGGGACGTGTTCGCCAACCGGTGGCAGCAGAGCTCTGTGGAGCCGCCTGAGCCACAGGGGGTCCTGGCAGAGCCCCCGGAAGAGCACAGCGAAGCTCAGTACCCTGAGGAGATGCCCTTCAAGTGGGGATTCCTGACCAGCAAACTTGCAGAGCTGAGAGGCAAAAGCGACTAG
- the CUNH1orf232 gene encoding uncharacterized protein C1orf232 homolog isoform X4, which produces MRERGERRQSRTFGCGCFTANKWPPALRRYSPRRQKLPPLDPSPPPPKSYTAEVIEPDTPDVEDEGLNMSHLARKVQGALGWRSVTSLFSKEEEQRPEQGAEQPSASCPSEATPHERSSSGLWDVFANRWQQSSVEPPEPQGVLAEPPEEHSEAQYPEEMPFKWGFLTSKLAELRGKSD; this is translated from the exons atgagagagaggggagagagaaggcagtctaggacatttggttgtggCTGTTTCACCGCGAACAAATGGCCACCGGCACTTCGCCGTTACTCCCCCCGCCGCCAGAAGCTGCCGCCGCTGGACCCTTCGCCGCCGCCCCCTAAG AGTTACACTGCGGAGGTAATAGAGCCAGACACTCCGGATGTGGAAGACGAGGGGTTAAACATGTCACACCTTGCACGGAAG GTGCAGGGTGCGCTGGGCTGGAGAAGCGTCACTTCCCTGTTCAGTAAAGAAGAGGAGCAGAgaccagagcagggagcagagca GCCCTCAGCCTCCTGCCCATCGGAGGCCACCCCACATGAGAGGAGCTCTTCAGGTCTGTGGGACGTGTTCGCCAACCGGTGGCAGCAGAGCTCTGTGGAGCCGCCTGAGCCACAGGGGGTCCTGGCAGAGCCCCCGGAAGAGCACAGCGAAGCTCAGTACCCTGAGGAGATGCCCTTCAAGTGGGGATTCCTGACCAGCAAACTTGCAGAGCTGAGAGGCAAAAGCGACTAG
- the LOC142475634 gene encoding uncharacterized protein LOC142475634 encodes METDNLCYNAICCVISKSNEVGRHASLYTQVYITIHTGVHHYTHRCTSLCTQVYITIHTGVHHYTHRCTSLYTQVYITIHTGVHHYTHRCTSLYTQVYIPIHTGVHPYTHRCTSLYTQVYITIHTGIHPYTHRYTSLYTQVYITIATGVHPYTHTGIHHYTHRCTSLYTHRYTSLYTQLYIPIHTHTHVYILIHTQLYIPIHTHTHTHTHTYTSLYTHSYTSLYTHTHTHTRIHPYTHTGIHPYTHRYTCHIPIHTQVHIPIHTGIDHYAQIRHYTQVYIPIHTGIDLYAQVQYTSLYKGIHQYK; translated from the coding sequence atggaaactgatAATCTGTGTTATAATgcgatatgttgtgttatcagcAAGAGCAATGAAGTCGGTAGGCATGcatcactatacacacaggtatacatcactatacacacaggtgtacatcactatacacacaggtGTACATCACTATGCACACAGGtgtacatcactatacacacaggtgtacatcactatacacacaggtgtacatcactatacacacaggtgtacatcactatacacacaggtgtacatcactatacacacaggtgtacatccctatacacacaggtgtacatccctatacacacaggtgtacatccctatacacacaggtgtacatcactatacacacaggtgtacatcactatacacacaggtatacatccctatacacacaggtatacatcactatacacacaggtGTACATCACGATAGCCACAGGTGtacatccctatacacacacaggtatacatcactatacacacaggtgtacatccctatacacacacaggtatacatcactatacacacagttatacatccctatacacacacacacacacgtatacatccttatacacacacagttatacatccctatacacacacacacacacacacacacacacacgtatacatcattatacacacacagttatacatccctatacacacacactcacacacacacacgtatacatccttatacacacacaggtatacatccctatacacacaggtacacatgccacatccctatacacacacaggtacacatccctatacacacaggtataGATCATTATGCACAGATACGTCactacacacaggtatacatccctatacacacaggtataGATCTTTACGCACAGGTACAGTATACGTCACTATACAAAGGTATACATCAATATAAATAG
- the ZNF593 gene encoding zinc finger protein 593: MGRSKQIGNHNSDKKKNISKLWKTKRRTKDVDQIHHDLRPENARKLLNQELDYQVTGNAQHYCLHCARYFVDLKTLKEHFKTKLHKRRLKKLRDEPYTQEEAERAAGMGSYIPPKKVEIETQAVEMS; the protein is encoded by the exons ATGGGGCGCTCTAAGCAGATTGGGAATCACAACAGCGACAAGAAGAAGAATATTTCCAAGCTGTGGAAAACGAAACGCCGTACGAAGGACGTAGATCAGATCCACCACGACCTGCGCCCAGAGAACGCCCGGAAGCTACTGAACCAGGAGTTGGACTACCAAGTGACCGGCAACGCTCAGCACTACTGTTTGCACTGCGC GAGATACTTTGTGGATCTGAAAACACTAAAGGAACATTTCAAAACAAAGCTTCACAAACGCAG ACTGAAGAAGTTGAGAGACGAGCCGTACACCCAGGAGGAAGCTGAGCGAGCTGCAGGGATGGGCTCCTACATCCCTCCCAAAAAGGTTGAGATTGAGACTCAGGCGGTGGAGATGAGCTGA
- the ZNF593OS gene encoding transmembrane protein ZNF593OS, which translates to MMIIRLGRLTPAYFRLLQLQVSGELASEPQDRLVNHLALMLAFMGLGLSYYSVRQMVHASSTPPSH; encoded by the exons ATGATGATTATTCGCCTCGGACGTCTTACCCCGGCATACTTCCGCCTGCTGCAG TTGCAAGTCTCCGGGGAGTTGGCCTCTGAGCCCCAGGACCGGCTGGTGAATCACTTGGCCCTGATGCTGGCCTTCATGGGCCTCGGACTCTCCTATTACAGCGTCCGGCAGATGGTCCATGCGTCcagcacccccccttcccactga